A segment of the Ipomoea triloba cultivar NCNSP0323 chromosome 1, ASM357664v1 genome:
CTACATAGCACCGTCAGCAGCTTTTTTCTCTCTTTGTTTTTCcctctttttcttgtttttcagTGCATTCTTGCTCATCTCTCTACATTTATGAAAATACGCACATCAAAAAGCGGTTTTGCATCTAAATTTTTGAAACATAAAAATAAGGAAAGTGAATAAGCACGTCTGGATGCTTACCCTGAAGGATTTCCACCAAATAActgtaaaatgaaaataatgcaACTGTTAGATAACATTGTTATAGAGAAAGGATATATAATACTGCGTAAGAAATTGTGATATAGCATATGAACATTGTTATGTCCACTTTCGAACCATTTACATGTGAGTTCTCAAATCCAGTTGGTGTTTGTAGACCAAGTAAAAGGAAAGCCTAATCATATCGTATGAAACTCCAACGATACATTCAGATATTTTACTGATACTGTTAATAAGTTGCTGTGCAAGGAAAATTTTGCATTGCTGACTAAATCACTTCTTACCAAAAAAGTAAAaggaaattttacaaaataaagaaaaatcaaaCATTTGACGcggtcttagaaaagaaattccAGTGCAGTTTTCAATAACACGATAAGGAATTCTAACATACCTCTGCTTGGACAGCAGCTGCAGCCTTGGCATGAGGTGGACGATAAGCAGCAGGCTTTTGTGCAGGAGGATTGGCAGGTGTAGTTTTTGTGGCAGGTTTGGAAGCTTTTGATCCTTGTCCTGCAAATAACATTGTTTATTTCGATTCATACGGCATAATTGATACTAAATCCAAATGGTTTCAAGATTTGACAGTGCAACCTTGAACTTTGGTTTCGTCAATTTTCAGGGAGTCAACAGCCTTCAAAAATTCTGAAATTTCACCAAACTTATCTGGGGATTCAGGTTTCCAGTCAGCCTGTAAGAGAAAAATTAAGTAGGTCAGCATTTGGGTCCATCACCAAATAATGGAAATTTTGCCAAGATTTTCACCTGGTACAATTTTTCAAACATCTTCTTGAAGTACAGTGATCCATTGTGATGAAAGACCTTAATCCTTTAGCCACATCAAAAACCAAATATTAGTGAATATGTACATGTGTTTTGCAAATATGCAGGTCCATTTATGACCAAGCTAGGAACAAACTCGACTCCAGAACAAGAACTACATAGTTGTGTTTGCTGACCTACAAACTGGACACTTCAAAGTGAACTTTTGGTCTAATCAGTAATCTCTGGCACTCTACACCAAATTCTCTGTTATTTATCTGATAATCTGTTACTCTTAATGGATCTAGATTTCAATTATCACTTGCAAATGATCATTCATCCAAAAAAGTTGATTACAAGATTTGAAACTCTTAACACATTCTTAACAGTTAAACCTTTGACCAATCAATTATAAATTCATCTTTATTTCATAACCACACTACTGGACAATAAGCAAAGAGTATGCATACCCATTGTCAACTTGGAGTCTAGGAGCTGTTGTGGCAGTCAAAAAATAGCGTCCGTCCGGAGACCATTCACTTGTCACTGATAATTCAGCTTTAGTCGTTCCAAGCTTCTTTTTTTCAACATAATCCCAGAATGCCTGAACAGCAAGCATAGTTGAGCTTAATCATGTGCAAACATCATATCCAGGATTAGCAATCACAAGACTTACAGAAGTTGGAGAAACTCATTTTTAAGATTTAGGGCAAATAAACATTATGTGTAGCTGTACTATCCATAATAGAAAGATGCATTTCATATGTAAACAGAGGGTTCATGCCAGAGTTATTCCTTCTAAATAAGTTTTTTAGGTAAAAAATAGTTTTACAACTTTCTTAACAttgttttgttttctctttAGAAAACAGGTGGATGAACAGTACTCTTCACCAGCTTTTGTTGATTTTGTGTATGCGGTTGtgcttatatttatttatttttccctCCCTAAACAGGCTCTAATCATTTTGCATTCGCAGGAACCATTACTTGGACATCAAAGGCATCATACTTAGAACCTtcaaatacaacattttatttgaAGGCAAAAGCAGCAAAGCGAGAAAGTCCTATATAAAGTGAGAAATATATGTGTGCATGTGGATAATATGACATGGGCTAAGAAACCAGCAGAATcattatactaaaattaaagtaactgttttaagaaaaaatacCATATCACCGGGTAAGTTCCCAAAGCCTGCCAAGCAAATAACTATAAAAAGAAGATTAAGGCAAGACAAGAAGAATTACCAACAAGTACTACAAACAAGCAGACAGAAACCTATTTCCATCAAATTACTGAAACAAAGAAAACCAAAGGGGAGTGGGGtgaaaaagttattttcaaCAAAGGATACACTTTCCTCTTGGATTCCATCTGATTGTGTTGTATGGGCCAGTTCCAAGCTCAAGAAGAGGATTGCATTTCTTGTCAAATATTGTTGCCATAGCAGGCATAACTAAGGATGTCAAGGAAAATTGAAACAAGGTAAAGAAAAACACAGGTGATTGTGAGTTAAATTATCTTTTACAAGTTGTTCAAATAGAAACAAGTAAAAACAGCCAACACTTCCATTAAACAAATAGAGTCTAAGATATAGAGAGTTACAGACCACACCCAACCCTTTTCCCCACTCCCAGTTTAAGTTTTGTGTCACAGACTTAGAACCTTCTGAAGTTAATCCACTGGCATTCTAGCATATCGTACACACCCACTTTTTCATAAAGTTTCTAGGAACATCTActtaaagagagagagagagagagagagagagaagacagCAGCTATTACATGAGTGATGAGCCTTAAACAAACTATGTGGTTGCATCCAGAGTTATTAGCCTTAATATGCAAATAACCTGATTTTCATGTAGAATGCAGAAGTACATTAGAATTCCAGGTTATTTTCTTTTCGTTTCGTTTCATTGGTGCTGATAGGGTCAGGGTAGGGATTGGTGGGGAGGCAAGGATACATCCATAAACAACTGCAAATTCTTTGCCAGTGTGCGACCATTGAACATCATGAACAGGCCCTTCTTTACCTGCAATATTCCCAACTCAATCATGTCCATCTCACTTGATAGAAAAATGTTTGTTGAAGAGAACTAGAAAAATCTGAAACACAGCCATGAGGATTACTAGATTGAAGCATGCTTGATGAAGAGAATGAGAAGATAGAAAAACTTACGAAGTGGCACAAGTCCGTCATGGCTTCCATCTGTAGTCAAGTAGTTTAACTTTGTCTCCCCATAGTAACTCTGATTGGTTTTATCAACATCTGATTGCACCAACACTAGGAGCCCAGTAGAACCATGGTTCCAACTCAGTTGCACAGTTGAGCACCGGAAGAAACTACGTCGAGCAACAGGGGTTTGTGAGTCCTTTCCAGAGGTATATATTTGAACACTTGCTGGCATTCCCTATAAAAATTAAAGGGCAAagcttcaaaaacaaaaaatctctGTCGTATAGGCATCAAAGGACAGGATAAAGGTcttattatcaatttatcacTATCATCAGTTAGATGTCATCTATTTGAAAACTGGTTGATCGTTACCCACTTTATCTGAAGTTACACCTGCCATTTTATTCATTACTCCTTAATTCATAATCCATGTAATTGACTTTTGAAGGTGAAAGCCTAAAACAGTGTTCATTCCAAATTTTCTACATTGTAAGGAGCCTCTAAAACTTTGTTATTCCAATTCTTTGAGtactaaaatcacaaaattctcTCACTTTTACTTGTCCATTTTCAACCACATGCCCAGAGATACTATTAATACTAGATGGGCATCCAATCCAGTTCACTTCtatacataaaaacaaaatgcgGTTCCAGTTTCACAAACATAAATccattttttcaatatttatttaaaattgaaaaattaaaacctTGGATTCGGGAACAAATGCGGCCACATAGGATCCAGGAGTCTTAGAAAGCTCCATTGCAGCTATTCCAGGAACACGAACCCGTTGCACAATTCCTTTTGAGAAGTCTCTACCATCAAAAAGTTGTATCTCATTGGTTGCCAATCTGCATGCAGCCATTTCATCAGAGCTAAAGCGTACAGACGGCCTACAGAAAACAACATATCACATGATAGATTTCCACAATTTGATTATCAATTTCAGAAAATGGCAGGCCAAGATAGAAGAAAAATGTCATACCATGTAACTTTCGTCATGTTCTTCTGATACAACTGGTAAACAGATTCGCCACTCTCCACCTTCCACAAGACCACATTTTTGTCCTGTGGGGATGTGCATTTCTGGAAGGTCTGGAGGTATGTTCCACAAGGGGAAATAACAGCAGCAAGCACATTGGGAATTTCAAAACTCCTAATCTCTTTCAAGGTTTTACAATCATGCACACTAATTACTGAGTCTGATTTCATAACCATGAGTTTTGACCCATCTTCACTAAACTTTGCACTTGTACAAGGGACTGTAGCAAGCCTGATACTAGGTTGATCATTAGGGAAAGGCGGCCCATCCCAAATAGCATAACCTTCTGGTCCTCTTATCAAAATTTCCAATGCCGGCGAGGTCTCTGAAACTGCCATTTGAGGGTTTCAAAATGCTCTCCAGTATCAAGATTTCCACCACTCAATAAGCAAAACTACAAAAAGACAGAGACTAGCTGTTGTAAGAATTAACAAAAGAGAAGCTTGTTTCAATTCTTAATCAATAAAATTCATATGGTAGATAACTACTAGCATCAAAAGAAATCCTATTTTCAGTTTctactaataatgaattaatacAATTGTCAGTGGTGATTGAAACAACAGCAAACATATTCAATTTTCTTGTCCTCTTGGAGGACAACTTCACTTCGGAGATTAACAGagaacaaaattttagaacAGTTAATAAGATCACTTCGATTATTTAATATCTATCAACAAGGTAATCAGTAAAGATTCAAAGAATATAAGCTAAAAATGGCAATGACTGTTATGAAACACTCTTATGAAAATTAAGTTCAACCTAAATCAATGAAGAGTTTTAGGTATGAGTAGCAACGTTAGGGGTAAACACCTGAAAAGCAAACCGGCTGACGGCGGTTCCGGTCGGAGTTCTTCAGCGAAGTGAGTCGAGGCAGCCGATTTCGGCAAACTCGGTTCTTTTCTAAAACATCAGGAACATTTCGCTAACCTCAATGGTTtcataaattaaacttttacCCCAACTTTGTGGGCCAAAATTGTGGATAATTACACTCTGACctctatatattttaaaatctgTATTTACACCCCTCCGAGGCctgatcaatcattattgcgtggaccgtGAGTCCGTGACAGcccaaaaacacataaagtacattattctaactcataaaatgcattattctaacacataaaagtacattattctaactcatacaatacattatcttaccctaaaaatttcattattctaacacaaaatacattattctaactcataaaatgcaTTCTTTTACCCCATAAACTTTATTATTCTaaacacatataaagtacattattctaacacaaaatacattattctaattcataaaatacattatcttactccataatatttattactctaACGCGCAAagcaaaaaaaattcttctccttttttaacattaaaacgacgtcattttgaacCATGATTAACGGAgcttacacaataatttgccccctCCGAGAGTCCGAGATATACTGTTGACCATGTATGGGCTTCGTCTATAGATCCAACAATAAATATAACTTACAAATTGGGCCTTCTGTTGCTAAATCTGGGCTTCGTCTACCAATACTTgtagatatttaaaaaaaaatacaatgcgaaataattaaaatgtcaatggaaattatcattaatatttttgtaagaatatattttggGCGAGACCATCTCATGTGACTGCGTGaaatgtgtaattttttttttttaatttgaaagtaatttttttttaagtttaaaaatattacatagtacattttagttaaaaagtattattttatgcaaaacaatTTTATACAAGACTTATTGTTTTTGCAAATAAGGAAAGACTTATTGTTTTTGcaaataaggaaaataaaattattattttatttaaaaaaaatattacctcccatttttctttataacaaattttatttttcaaaaaatgatatCACGATACTTAATAAACTTTTCATCGCTATCATgcattaagtaataaatatcatTTAAATGATCATTCCATATGCCAAATGTACTCttttatatactatattgtcTTTTGTATGCAAGTTTTAGTAAAACTTATCATACAGAACGAGATTTTAATTCAAgtcttaatatttttaaaaaatcaaaattttacaaCATGGATCATAAATTATTAGTGCGAGATAATACTTTTACAACGCAACAATTTAATTAAAGTTatgatataattaaatatctatATCAACTATGTTTATAAATGCATGATAAACACTAGTACTTCATTACTTTAATAAACACTAAGGTTAATTAATCAATGGTGTATgtacttgtaagttgtaaccatatatacataaatacataatatataacaCCCTATccaccaaaaatatatatatatatatataacacccaAGAAATCGCTATTCAAAATTAACAGAAA
Coding sequences within it:
- the LOC116030979 gene encoding eukaryotic translation initiation factor 2A yields the protein MAVSETSPALEILIRGPEGYAIWDGPPFPNDQPSIRLATVPCTSAKFSEDGSKLMVMKSDSVISVHDCKTLKEIRSFEIPNVLAAVISPCGTYLQTFQKCTSPQDKNVVLWKVESGESVYQLYQKNMTKVTWPSVRFSSDEMAACRLATNEIQLFDGRDFSKGIVQRVRVPGIAAMELSKTPGSYVAAFVPESKGMPASVQIYTSGKDSQTPVARRSFFRCSTVQLSWNHGSTGLLVLVQSDVDKTNQSYYGETKLNYLTTDGSHDGLVPLRKEGPVHDVQWSHTGKEFAVVYGFMPAMATIFDKKCNPLLELGTGPYNTIRWNPRGKFICLAGFGNLPGDMAFWDYVEKKKLGTTKAELSVTSEWSPDGRYFLTATTAPRLQVDNGIKVFHHNGSLYFKKMFEKLYQADWKPESPDKFGEISEFLKAVDSLKIDETKVQGQGSKASKPATKTTPANPPAQKPAAYRPPHAKAAAAVQAELFGGNPSGEMSKNALKNKKKREKQREKKAADGAM